Below is a window of Klebsiella sp. RHBSTW-00484 DNA.
AAACCCCGGCAGCAGCACGCGGGTATCCACGCCCTCGGCTATTTGCGCCGCCGGGAGAGCACCGGTCACATCAGCCAGCCCCCCCGTTTTCAACAGAGGGAACATCTCCGCTCCTACATGTAAAACTCGCATGGATGCTCCTTAATTATTCAGGCATGAAGGCGACGCGATGCCAATGACGGCAATCACAGCTGCGGCAGCTTTTATTTCCGCCAACGGCTTCATAGTTCAAGTCGGTTCAGCATTTCCTGGGTAACGAGGATGATCCCCTCTTCCGAACGATAAAAACGCTGCGCATCCTCAACGGCATTTTCGCCAATCACCATTCCCTCCGGAATAACACATCCCCTGTCGATCACGCAGCGTCTTATCCGGCAGGAGCGACCGACCCAGACGCCCGGTAATAAAACCGACGAATCAATATTACAAAACGAGTTAATGCGAACTTTGGAGAATAAAACCGACTGCACCACCACCGAGCCGGAAATAATACAGCCGCCGGAGACCAGAGAATTCATGGTCATGCCATGACTGCCGGAACGGTCCTGAACAAATTTAGCGCTGGGTAGCGACTCGACATAAGTCCGGATAGGCCAGTTACGATCATAAACATCCAGTTCAGGTACCACAGAGGCTAAATCCAGATTCGCTTTCCAGTACGCCTCCAGTGTCCCGACATCGCGCCAGTATGGCTCGGCATTATTATCGGACTGTACGCAGGAGCGCGGGAACGGATGCGCATACGCTTCACCTGCCGCCGTTATTTTGGGAATAATATCTTTGCCAAAATCATGGCTGGAGCCTTCATCCCGATCGTCTTCTGCCAGCAGCTGGTAGAGATATTCCGCATCAAACACATAAATGCCCATACTGGCAAGCGAGCGGGTTTCATCGCCAGGCATGGTGGGTGGATTAGCCGGTTTTTCAACAAATTCAATGATTTTGTCATTCTCATCCACGGCCATGACGCCAAACGCGTTTGCCTCTTCAACCGGGACCGGCATGCAGGCCACGGTGCAGCGCGCCCCTTTTTCAACGTGATCAAGCAGCATCCGCGAATAATCTTGTTTATAGATATGGTCCCCGGCCAGAATAACGACATATTCCGCATCATAGCGGCGGATAATATCCAGGTTCTGGGTCACAGCATCCGCCGTCCCCCGATACCAGTTCTCCCCATGCACCCGCTGCTGTGCCGGTAATAAATCCACGAACTCATTCATTTCTTCGTTAAAGAATGCCCAACCGCGTTGAATATGCTGCACCAGTGAATGCGACTGATATTGTGTAATAACCCCAATACGTCTTATTCCTGAGTTAATACAATTTGATAAGGCAAAATCAATAATTCTGAATTTACCGCCAAAATGCACCGCAGGTTTTGCGCGAATAGTGGTCAGGTCTTTTAATCGGGTTCCGCGCCCGCCGGCGAGGATCAGGGCCACGGATTTAAGCGGTAACTGGCGCGACAGCATTACGTTGTCAGTATATTCAATTTTACTCATAATTATGTCCTGCTATTTAATAAAAGCCATAAAAGAAAATAATGAAGAAAAAGCCTCACTCTTCTGCAAATGAATTCAGAAGTGATCACCTCCGGTAATAAGTAAACTGCAATAGATCGACTGCGTGTTTTATTGACCAGCAGACTCCCGCACCAGCCAGATTGTCGCCAGCGGCGGCAGCGTCACCGACAGCGAATGCTCCCGACCGTGGCTGGCGATCGCCTCGCTTGCCACGCCGCCGCCGTTGCCGGTATTGCTCCCGTGGTAGTGCATCGAGTCGGTGTTCAGCTCTTCACGCCAGCGCCCCGGCTGATTAACCCCGAAGCGATAGCCGTGACGCGGCACCGGCGTGAAGTTGCTGGCAACGATTATCTCGTTCCCGGCTTTATCGCGACGGACAAAGATAAATACCGACCGTTCGTGATCATCGACAACCAGCCACTCAAAGCCGTACGGGTCAAAATCCAGTTCGTGCAGCGCCTTATGATGACGATAGGTATGGTTCAGATCGCGCACCAGACGCTGCACCCCGTGATGCCAGTTGTCGTCCCCTTCCAGCAGATGCCAGTCGAGGCTGGCGTCGTGGTTCCACTCCCGTCCCTGGGCGAATTCATTGCCCATAAACAGCAGTTTTTTCCCCGGGAAGGCGAACATCCAGCCGTAGTAGGCGCGCAGGTTGGCGAACTTCTGCCAGGCATCGCCGGGCATGCGGTCAAGAAGCGATTTTTTACCGTGGACCACTTCATCATGCGACAGCGGCAGGACGAAGTTTTCGGTGTAGTTGTAGAGTATCCCGAAGGTCATCTTGTCGTGATGATGCCGACGATGGACCGGGTCGAGTTGCATATAGTCGAGGGTGTCGTGCATCCAGCCGAGGTTCCATTTGAACCAGAAGCCGAGGCCGCCCGTCGACGCAGGGCGTGAGACACCGGCAAAATCGGTGGACTCCTCCGCCATCGTCACTGCCCCCGGCGTCTGCTCGCCCAGCACCCGGTTGGTATTGCGCAGGAACTCGATCGCTTCGAGATTTTCCCGGCCGCCGTACTTGTTGGGCACCCACTCACCCTGCTTGCGGCTGTAGTCGCGGTAGATCATCGACGCCACCGCATCCACCCGCAGCGCATCGATGCCGAAGCGCTCGATCCAGTACAGCGCGTTACCCACCAGGAAGTTACTGACTTCACGGCGGCCGTAGTTATAGATCAGCGTGTTCCAGTCCTGGTGATAGCCTTCGCGCGGGTCGCTGTGTTCATACAGCGCGGTGCCGTCAAACAACGCCAGGGCGAAGTCATCGGCCGGGAAGTGGCCCGGCACCCAGTCGAGGATCACGTTCAGGCCCGCGGCGTGCGCGGCGTGGAGGAAGTAGCGGAAATCTTCCCGGGTACCAAAGCGACGGGTCGGCGCGTACAGCCCGGTGGGCTGATAGCCCCAGCTGCCGTCGAACGGATGTTCGTTAACCGGCAGCAGCTCGAGATGGGTGAAGCCCATCCACTTCACGTAGGGCACCAGCCGATCGGCCAGTTCGCGGTAGCTCAGCCAGAAATGGTTATCGGTATGACGACGCCAGGAGCCGAGGTGGACTTCATAAATCGAAATCGGTGCATCAAACTGGTTGGCCTGCTTACGGGCCGGCGGTTGCTCAACTTTCTCCGGCAGGCCGCAGATCAGCGAGGCGGTTTCCGGGCGCATCTGCGCTTCAAAAGCATAAGGGTCGGATTTCACCCGCAGGTGCCCGTGGGCGTCAATCAGCTCGAACTTATACAGCTGGCCGTTGTGCGCGCCGGGAACAAACAGCTCCCAGATGCCAGACTCTTTGCGCAGGCGCATCGGGTGGCGACGGCCATCCCAGTAGTTGAACTGACCGACCACCGACACCCGACGGGCGTTCGGCGCCCAGACGGAAAAGCGCGTCCCGGTCACCCCGTCCATGATGTCGGCATGGGCGCCCAGGGTTTCGTAGGGCCGTAGATGGGTTCCTTCGGCGAGCAGCCAGGCATCAAGCTCCTGCAGCAGCGGGCCAAAGCGATAAGGGTCGTCAATCAGGTTTTGCTGGCCGTGCCAGGTGACCGCCAGCTGGTAACGAAAAGCATTTTTTCGCCGCGGCAGAACGCCGCTAAAGAATCCGCGTGAATCGAGGCATTCGAGCTTGCCAGCTTTACGCCCGGTTTTCGGCTCAATCACCCATACCTCGGTGGCATCGGGTAATAATGCGCGCACTTCCAGACCAGCAGCGGTTGAGTGCATGCCAAGCACAGAGAATGGATCGGAACAATGACCTGCGAGCAGTGCTGAAATCGCACTTTTTTCATTATAATCAGACATGTCAGTCACCCTACTATCATCCTGCGGAAAGAATTAAAACGCCTCTTTCTGCTTTATTGATCCGGTAATATTCCGCTGCAATGCTGCGCATCGAAATATCAACACGTTATTCCAGAGCCTTAAGACATGTCGGTCGTCCACAAATATAGAGCGATTAACCTCCTGAAAAGTGAATTAAATGCGCCGTACGCTTTTTGTATTATCTGACTCCAGAATAATTACTCCTGATTTTCTTTCTGTGAGTAAGTACTCATTTCTTTATGAATTGAAAAACTTATTTTTAAGTTATTATCAGAGGGGCAGCACCCTTAATGGCAACACCACTCGAATCTCATACAAAAAAATGAAAACAGGCCATCTGAGTAGAATAAAAAACCTTTTAACCACGCATTCAATAGCATTTATAACTGGTTGATGGGGCGTGCGGATACTCTGGAAACGGCAAGAACTCTATGCTAGAATTATTTCGGATTTTTTTGACGGCCTCTCAGTATACTCAGTACTCAGGCAGTTCGCGGAAAGCCCCTTCCTTTTAAGCACGGGATGCAAAGCGGAGCCTCCGACAGGACGCCAGTGAAGGCGATTTGGCTCTTCAATTTATTATTTGCTCATCACTTCCAACGCAGTAAGGCGGTGGCCAGAGCGCGTCTGATTTCCACACGGGTTTATGCCATTCGGGTCGTGTCATTTGATCTTGCGACGGCTAACCCCCTTTCAAGCTGTTAGCTTGCTGATAGCCGCTTTGGGAGGAGTTAATCAGCAGATGCGCGTGATCTCGCTCGTCGTCCATTTCAACCAGCTCAACATCAAAATCAGCGCCCACACTGGCAAAGTATTTGCATAGCTTTTCGATGGCATCCAGATTAAATATATTCCGTCGATATTGGGTAACAAACCGCGCGGTCGGGAATGTAAAGAATCAGGGAGCAGTATGGCGTTTTTTTTGCACTGGGATTATGCGCTTTGTTTTTTGGGTATACGGATTTAATGGTTGATGGGGCACCTTCACCCCATCAATCTGATACCACCCTCAGATGGTTGATAGATCGACTCCGTAGTTGAGTTCCTCTGCGAAGTCCGGCAGTCCGTAACCGATGGTTTTCTTGTAGAAAGGAGAGACCTTCGCAGTCGGTGCCTTCTTCTTGTGCTTCGTGGTGTAGAGCATTCGTGCCCGCATCACCTCGAAGGAGTAACCGCGCCCTTCACGGTTCTTGTCCTTGGCCAGTCGGTTGATGGACTCCGTGTAAGCGTTGGTGACGGGCATGTCCGTCTCGAAGTAGGTCATGGTCTCTTCGCGCCAGTTTCCCACTGCCCTGACCAGATCGCTCCAGACTTCCTTTTGGCCCTTCGGGATGGTGGCTATCCACTCGTCCAGGGCGGCTTCTGCCTGGAGCCGTGTGGTGGCGTCCCAGATGCCGTAGAAGCGCTCCTTGTGCTCGTAGGCGGCCAGCAGTTGCGGGAACGCGCCTGTCCAGGTCTCCATGATGAGGCGCTCCCGGTCTGAGACTTCGTGAGCGCGTTTCAGCAGGATTTTCCGGTCTCCCTTGAGAGTCCGGCTCTGGGACGGTTTCAGCTCCTTTCTGAGGCCCTTGCGCACTCTCTCTAGGGCATCGTTGGCCATGCGCACCACATGGAACTTATCGACCACGATACGGGCCTGGGGCAGCACAGCCTTGACCGCTGCCCGGTAGGGGTTCCACATGTCCATGCTGACGATCTCGACCTTCTGCCGGTCTTTCAGCTTCATCAGGTAGTTGGTCACCACGTCCTGGCGGCGGGTGGCCAGCAGGTCGAGCAGGGTTCGCTCCTCAATGTTGGTCAGAATGCAGCGGTAGCGCTTGTTCAGGTATAGCTCGTCAATGCCCAGGATGCGGGGCGTCTCGAAGCGGTGCCAGCGCCCCAGGAACTCGGCGCGGGCGTTGAAGATGTCGCGCACCGTCTTCTCGTCCAGGCCGGTCTGTGCCGCCACAAAGGTGTAGGGGTGGTTGAAGGATTCCTTCTCCACGTACTCATGCAGCCGCAGTGTCATACGGAATCCGTCCACCATCTCCGGTAGCTGGGGCCTGAATGTTGTCTTGCAGGCCCGGCAGGTGTATCGGCGGCGGACCACCCAGAGAGTGACCCGCTTGCCGTGGATGGGCAGATCACGATAGGGAACGTCACGCTTGCCGAACCGTACGAACTCACCCTGCACGCCGCATTCCTCGCAGGCGATGGGATCGGGCACGTCCACCTGGAAGTGCATTTCGTCGTCGGTTGATTTGCAGCCCAGTACTTGGTATTGCGGCAGGTGAAGGATGTTGTCGGGAAGTTCGGTCATGGTGTTGTATAGGCGTAGGTGTCAGTCAGATCCATCCGACTCGGCATTGGTGTTTGCTTTTTTACCCAACAAGCTGCTGGAAACGAAAAGTAAGGCACCGAGGACAATTGCAATATCAGCCAGGTTGAAGGCCGGCCAATGCCAGTCTCGCCAATAGAAATCAAAGGAATCCACAACATAGCCGCGAAAGACCCGGTCAATCAGGTTGCCCATGGCGCCACCGAGGATAAGACTGTAAGCGATGGCTTCTCCTTTATGACGATTTTCAAGGATCAGCTTGATCAGAAAAATCGAGACCACTACCGCGATTCCGATAAAAAAGTAGCGCTGCCAGCCTCCACCATTCGCAAAAAGACTGAATGCGGCACCGGTGTTCCATAGGTGCACCCAGTTAAAGAACGGGGTCACCGAAACATACTCGCCATAGGCCATTGATTGCTGCACCAGCCACTTTACAGCCTGATCAGACGCTGCCAGCAGGCCCGATATGGACAATAGGGCATACGGCGAGAGCTTTTTGCCAATAATGAGCATTATTTAACCCTTCAACGCCAAAATGCGTCTGGCACCGTTAAGTACAATGCCCCCCGCGATGGTGCCGATAATCAGATCCGGATAATTGGAACCGGTCCACGCGACCAGGGCGCCGGCGGTGATGACCCCCAGGTTGATCACCACGTCGTTGGCCGAGAATATCCAGCTTGCCTTCATGTGCGCCCCGCCTTCCCGATGTTTGGATATGAGCAGCAGACAACTGGTATTGGCAATCAATGCGACGAATGCGATAGCCATCATCACCAGCGATTCAGGCTCACTACCGAATACAAAGCGTCTCACCACCTCTACGAGCACGCCCACAGCCAAGATCAGTTGCAGTACACCAGCAAGATGCGCGGCACGTACCTGCATTTTCACGCTATGTCCAACCGCATAAAGGGCAAGCCCGTACACCGCCGCATCGGCAAAATTGTCCAGGGATTCTCCAATCAGGCCGGTGGACCGGGCGATCAGACCGGCAGTCATTTCCACCACGAACAGAAGTGCATTGATGCCGAGCAACCAGCGCAGGGTCCCGGATTCTTGCTTAGCAGAAGCTGCCGAAAACTCGGCGGCCTTGATGGTCTCCGGATTTGCAGCGACGGTTTCCTGAAGCGAGGCGCCTAGCCCCAAGGTCTTCAGTTTCGAGGTGACGGGCTCGACCTCGCCGTCATGCACGACCTTCAGCCGGCGGTTCGACAAGTCGAAGGACAGCGCCCGAATCTCCTCAAAGCCGTTCAGGGCTAGGCGAATCATTCGTTCTTCTGATGGACAGTCCATCTTCGGCACGGCATAAACACTGACCCATCTCCCTGGCGCCTCGGAGGAGGCCTGTATATCGGTATCCGCTGCGGACGTTGCATCACCGCCACAGGCGCCACCACAGGATTTGCTCATGATACGACTCCACTTGAACAATGTTGTGGTACCATTTTAAACTATAAAGCTACTATAAGGTCAATAGAGTAAAGAATCCGTTGGGGAGGAGGCTGATGCGCATTGGTCAGTTGGCGCAGTTGGTAGGGGTCGAAACACAGACGATCCGCTTCTATGAACAGCAGGGCTTGTTGCCGCCGCCTGATCGGCAGGACAACGGTTACCGTGTCTATACCGAGAAGCATGGTGAGGGGCTGGCCTTCATCCGTCGCTGCAGAATCCTGGGCCTGTCACTGGCTGAGATTCACGAACTACAGAGCTATCAGGACGACCCTCATCAGCCTTGTACCGCCGTCAACGCCTTGCTCGATGATCACATCTCTCATGTGCGGTCGCAGATAACCGCTCTGCAAGCGCTTGAGAAACAACTCGTTTCACTGAGAGCGAGTTGCAACGATGACCGGGAAGTTGAGGCGTGTGGGGTTCTTGCTGGAATTAGCGAAGGAAACATGCACCAGCAGTAGGTGAAGCATCAACCAGATAATCCGATGAGATGCCGGTCTGTCTCACTCTCATGCAAAGGTAAGATCAACCATTTAATCCGCTTACCCAGCAAACAAACTGGCAGCCGCATGGCTACCAAGGGTTCGGGTTCTTCATCCATGGCCTGTGGAGCGGTTCACCGCCAGACACCCGAGGCAGGAGCCCGGTGCGTAAATCGCGCACGCCGGGATCTGTGCGGGGGGTATCCGGTAACGGGTATCCCTACCGCGACATGATTTTGTGTGATTTGCACATTTATCATATTACATACCCGTTTCCCGCCGTGCAGATCCGAAAATTACAATTTCCGGATCTCAGGTGGAATACAGCAGGATCTGTGCTGATAATGCAACATTAAGTATAGATTTTTAATATAATTGCATTATTGCTTAATTTGCATCAATAACTTAAACGATTTACATAATTATCAATAAAAGAGTGAGGTTCTTATTTCCCGTGTAAATTATATGCCCTTGTAGAGAGCGAGGCGGTTTTGAACTTGCGGTAATAAGAATAAAATGTACCGACTCTTCCGGGGTACTGAGGTGTTCAGGTTTACGGCAGAGCCCTGCGCGTTTTGTATGAAAAAATTAAAGGACTGAACATGGCGACCACAGTAATAGCTGCCTTTAACGAATTTATGAAAGATACCGTGAATCTCGAAAAGGCAGACACCGATGACGCGCGTGCAAGTCGCGACTGGCTAATCGGTAAGATTAATGATTTTGAAAACGACGAGGTTTTTCCGGTGAGTTATCCCGGGATCCACATTGCTTTCGGTTCATTCGCAAGAAGAACCAAAATTCGTCCGCTTGATGATATCGATCTGATGTTTGGCTTAACCGGGCAAGGTGCCACCTATACCATCCTGAGTGACCGGGTAACTGTAACCTCCTCCGGAGAGGGTTCACGTCTGCACCGTTACCGCCATTCCGGGGCAGACACCGTCTGCTCCGTCAGAATTCTGAATGCCTTTAAAAGCCGTCTGCAGGATGTTGCCCAGTATGCCCAGGCTGATATCAGGCGTAACCAGGAAGCCGTCACGCTTAAGCTGGTCAGCAAGGACTGGAATTTTGACATCGTACCCTGCTTTATTACGAGCGAAGATGCCTTTGGACGGACTTACTATCTGATCCCCGACGGCAACGGCCACTGGAAGTTTACCGACCCCCGCAAAGACAGGGACAGAGTCACAACTATCAATGTGCAGAATGACGGCAATGTGCTCAATGTCATCAGAGCAGTTAAATACTGGCAGCGGCGACCGACGATGCCTTCCATGAGTTCCTACCTGCTGGAGACGCTGATTCTGGACTATTACGCCGTCAGGACATCCTGCTTATCGTTTGTCGATATGGAGCTGGAATCGCTTTTCCGCCATCTTGGTCTTTTCGTACAGTACTCCGTCAACGATCCCAAAGGCATACAGGGGGATATCAACTCTCTTTCAGCCGAGGCTCGTAAGGCGATATCGGACAGATGTTATCTCGATGCGCAGAAGGCATCGGAGGCGAGACGGTTTGAAGATAATAAAGAGTATGAAAAATCCATCAATAAATGGCGCGACGTGTTCGGGCCGTCCTTTCCTGTTTACGGGTGAACCATGAATGCCATTTACACGAACCAGTCGACCAGAGAAAACCTGGATTTACTGTATGCGCAGGCCCGTGTCTACGACAGGGTAAAAAACTGGAACAGGCTGAATTTTCTCTTCAGCATCATCGTGCCGCTCCTGCTTTCGCTCGTTACCGTATACAACCGGAGCCGGGGATTTGTCGATTCAGAGCTGTTGTCTTCACTGTTGGGGTTGTATGGACTTCTGGTACTTACCTTTAACATTGCCATCAGTGGACACATCTCAGCACTGCGCAGGAAGGCTGCCTCAATCCAGGAAATGTACGACTGCCGGGTACTTGGCATCCGTCGCAATGAACTGAAGGTGGAGGAGATCCCACGGGATGACATCATACGGGCAGCGGCATATTTCAGAGACAGTCCGGAAAAAGCACGAAAGCGATTTGGTGAAGAGGGATGGTACGTCAATAAGGTGTATGACGCGCCGCAGGCCGTAATGGCGCTCCTGTGCCACGGAAAAAACCTCGGCTGGGACAAATCGCTAAGGGAGGTGCTGCACGTGTTTTATCTTTCAGCATTCATTGTCTCGCCTGTCGCGATGCTTGTTTACGGCATCGCCATGAAATCTGGGCTGAATGAGATCCTTTTCTATGTAGTGTTCACATTGCCGGTCATCCGCTATTTCTTGCTTCAGTTTCTGGATAATCGCAGCAGTATGAAAAGAAGCGAGAAGCTGAAAAAATACGTTGAGAAGGAATTATCCGGCATCAGGGTTTCCGGAAGGGCAGAAGAAGAGCAACTGGGTTATACGCTCCGGAATATCCAGGATGAGATGTTCGCTTACCGGGCTTCATGTCCGCCCGTTCCCAACGGTATTCAGCTGATAATGAAACCCAAAAATGAGCAAATTTATGTTGATTACTTTGAAACGAATCTGAAGGAGCTGCACCTTCAGGAGTAATCCCTCCTTAGCTCCGGTATAGGATTTACGTATGCCGGAGCACATCACGATAAACCATTCAGGTTGCCTGACTTTCAGCGTAAACACATAGTCACCTTCTCCTCAGATAGTTAGCATCCGGCTTTGCCTTTTTTCGGATCTCAGAGGAAGAAGATAAGAATTATTGCATTTAAAGCCATAATCTTCACTGCCAGTGGCATTCATGAAGGCATAGTGAAATAAAATGGCAACATAACGAAATCCTCATTATTATAAGGGAAATATTCTCATTATAAAGGATCGTCTGTGAAAGGTTCAGAATGGAATAAATGGGATTTACATATTCACAGTCCGATGACGTGGCA
It encodes the following:
- the glgC gene encoding glucose-1-phosphate adenylyltransferase, whose product is MSKIEYTDNVMLSRQLPLKSVALILAGGRGTRLKDLTTIRAKPAVHFGGKFRIIDFALSNCINSGIRRIGVITQYQSHSLVQHIQRGWAFFNEEMNEFVDLLPAQQRVHGENWYRGTADAVTQNLDIIRRYDAEYVVILAGDHIYKQDYSRMLLDHVEKGARCTVACMPVPVEEANAFGVMAVDENDKIIEFVEKPANPPTMPGDETRSLASMGIYVFDAEYLYQLLAEDDRDEGSSHDFGKDIIPKITAAGEAYAHPFPRSCVQSDNNAEPYWRDVGTLEAYWKANLDLASVVPELDVYDRNWPIRTYVESLPSAKFVQDRSGSHGMTMNSLVSGGCIISGSVVVQSVLFSKVRINSFCNIDSSVLLPGVWVGRSCRIRRCVIDRGCVIPEGMVIGENAVEDAQRFYRSEEGIILVTQEMLNRLEL
- the glgB gene encoding 1,4-alpha-glucan branching enzyme — its product is MSDYNEKSAISALLAGHCSDPFSVLGMHSTAAGLEVRALLPDATEVWVIEPKTGRKAGKLECLDSRGFFSGVLPRRKNAFRYQLAVTWHGQQNLIDDPYRFGPLLQELDAWLLAEGTHLRPYETLGAHADIMDGVTGTRFSVWAPNARRVSVVGQFNYWDGRRHPMRLRKESGIWELFVPGAHNGQLYKFELIDAHGHLRVKSDPYAFEAQMRPETASLICGLPEKVEQPPARKQANQFDAPISIYEVHLGSWRRHTDNHFWLSYRELADRLVPYVKWMGFTHLELLPVNEHPFDGSWGYQPTGLYAPTRRFGTREDFRYFLHAAHAAGLNVILDWVPGHFPADDFALALFDGTALYEHSDPREGYHQDWNTLIYNYGRREVSNFLVGNALYWIERFGIDALRVDAVASMIYRDYSRKQGEWVPNKYGGRENLEAIEFLRNTNRVLGEQTPGAVTMAEESTDFAGVSRPASTGGLGFWFKWNLGWMHDTLDYMQLDPVHRRHHHDKMTFGILYNYTENFVLPLSHDEVVHGKKSLLDRMPGDAWQKFANLRAYYGWMFAFPGKKLLFMGNEFAQGREWNHDASLDWHLLEGDDNWHHGVQRLVRDLNHTYRHHKALHELDFDPYGFEWLVVDDHERSVFIFVRRDKAGNEIIVASNFTPVPRHGYRFGVNQPGRWREELNTDSMHYHGSNTGNGGGVASEAIASHGREHSLSVTLPPLATIWLVRESAGQ
- a CDS encoding cation transporter: MSKSCGGACGGDATSAADTDIQASSEAPGRWVSVYAVPKMDCPSEERMIRLALNGFEEIRALSFDLSNRRLKVVHDGEVEPVTSKLKTLGLGASLQETVAANPETIKAAEFSAASAKQESGTLRWLLGINALLFVVEMTAGLIARSTGLIGESLDNFADAAVYGLALYAVGHSVKMQVRAAHLAGVLQLILAVGVLVEVVRRFVFGSEPESLVMMAIAFVALIANTSCLLLISKHREGGAHMKASWIFSANDVVINLGVITAGALVAWTGSNYPDLIIGTIAGGIVLNGARRILALKG
- a CDS encoding S-4TM family putative pore-forming effector is translated as MNAIYTNQSTRENLDLLYAQARVYDRVKNWNRLNFLFSIIVPLLLSLVTVYNRSRGFVDSELLSSLLGLYGLLVLTFNIAISGHISALRRKAASIQEMYDCRVLGIRRNELKVEEIPRDDIIRAAAYFRDSPEKARKRFGEEGWYVNKVYDAPQAVMALLCHGKNLGWDKSLREVLHVFYLSAFIVSPVAMLVYGIAMKSGLNEILFYVVFTLPVIRYFLLQFLDNRSSMKRSEKLKKYVEKELSGIRVSGRAEEEQLGYTLRNIQDEMFAYRASCPPVPNGIQLIMKPKNEQIYVDYFETNLKELHLQE
- the cadR gene encoding Cd(II)/Pb(II)-responsive transcriptional regulator; amino-acid sequence: MRIGQLAQLVGVETQTIRFYEQQGLLPPPDRQDNGYRVYTEKHGEGLAFIRRCRILGLSLAEIHELQSYQDDPHQPCTAVNALLDDHISHVRSQITALQALEKQLVSLRASCNDDREVEACGVLAGISEGNMHQQ
- a CDS encoding ISL3-like element ISPpu12 family transposase, translating into MTELPDNILHLPQYQVLGCKSTDDEMHFQVDVPDPIACEECGVQGEFVRFGKRDVPYRDLPIHGKRVTLWVVRRRYTCRACKTTFRPQLPEMVDGFRMTLRLHEYVEKESFNHPYTFVAAQTGLDEKTVRDIFNARAEFLGRWHRFETPRILGIDELYLNKRYRCILTNIEERTLLDLLATRRQDVVTNYLMKLKDRQKVEIVSMDMWNPYRAAVKAVLPQARIVVDKFHVVRMANDALERVRKGLRKELKPSQSRTLKGDRKILLKRAHEVSDRERLIMETWTGAFPQLLAAYEHKERFYGIWDATTRLQAEAALDEWIATIPKGQKEVWSDLVRAVGNWREETMTYFETDMPVTNAYTESINRLAKDKNREGRGYSFEVMRARMLYTTKHKKKAPTAKVSPFYKKTIGYGLPDFAEELNYGVDLSTI
- the lspA gene encoding signal peptidase II, with protein sequence MLIIGKKLSPYALLSISGLLAASDQAVKWLVQQSMAYGEYVSVTPFFNWVHLWNTGAAFSLFANGGGWQRYFFIGIAVVVSIFLIKLILENRHKGEAIAYSLILGGAMGNLIDRVFRGYVVDSFDFYWRDWHWPAFNLADIAIVLGALLFVSSSLLGKKANTNAESDGSD